A window from bacterium encodes these proteins:
- a CDS encoding adenine phosphoribosyltransferase: MKEMKDLIRTIPDFPKEGILFRDITTLLKDPKGLQEALNLFKAEIPSNISKIVAIEARGFIFGGALAYMLGVGFVPVRKSGKLPAEKIRMEYALEYGTDVIEMHKDALSVGEKVVIVDDLLATGGTAKATCALIEKAGAIVEKFLFLIELKDLKGIDKLKGYDIFSLIKY, translated from the coding sequence ATGAAAGAGATGAAAGACTTAATCAGGACAATACCTGATTTCCCTAAAGAAGGTATCTTGTTTAGAGATATTACTACCCTCCTAAAAGATCCAAAAGGGTTGCAGGAGGCTTTAAATCTGTTTAAAGCAGAGATACCTTCTAATATATCAAAAATTGTGGCTATAGAAGCGAGAGGTTTCATATTTGGTGGTGCGCTTGCTTATATGTTGGGAGTGGGTTTTGTCCCTGTTAGAAAATCTGGCAAACTACCAGCAGAAAAAATCCGTATGGAGTATGCTCTTGAATATGGTACTGATGTTATTGAGATGCATAAGGACGCTCTTTCTGTTGGTGAAAAAGTTGTTATAGTAGATGACTTACTTGCAACTGGCGGAACAGCAAAAGCAACTTGTGCACTTATAGAAAAAGCTGGAGCCATAGTAGAGAAGTTTCTTTTTCTTATAGAATTGAAAGATTTGAAAGGAATTGATAAATTGAAAGGTTATGATATATTTTCTCTTATAAAGTATTAG